attttgatttgttttttttttctttctgctgGCTGGTAGGCTCAATTTATCTCGAAACTTGTAAAGATAGCTGGGATCACCATTGCTGCTTCAAGGACCAAGGCGAAGGCAACTTATGTGACTCTATTGTGCAAGAATTGTAAAAATGTGAAGATAGTTCCTTGTCGACCAGGTCTTGGAGGGGCAATAGTCCCTCGTTCTTGTGACCATATCCCTCAGGTTCATCTTTAATGTGCCTTTTGATATTTGTTGCAAGTGCTTTATTTGTAAAGTCTTGATAATGATGCAAGTGAATGGGATTTTATTAGCCGGGAGAAGAGCCATGCCCTATCGATCCTTGGATAGTGGTTCCTGATAAAAGCAAATATGTTGATCAACAGACCCTGAAATTGCAGGAGAATCCTGAGGTAGGGACACTGATCAATGAATAGAAATTGACATTgagtcaatatttttatttgactaGGTTATTTTGGAAATGATAGGATGTACCTACTGGGGAGCTTCCTAGAAACATGCTTCTATCAGTGGATCGCCATCTTGTCCAAACCATTGTACCAGGCACAAGATTGACTATCATGGGAATTTACAGTATTTATCAGGCAGCCAATTCTTCCACCTCGTAAGGATCATTTGACACTGAGATAAGCATAACACAATTTGTGATTTAATCTTCACTAATTTTGATTGTTGGAATTACATGTTTATTTATGGGTCAGTTGGTTTGTTGATTGATTGGTTCTTATGCAGCCATAAAGGGGCAGTTGCAGTTAGACAGCCTTATATCAGAGTTGTAGGAATAGAAGAAGCTAATGAGGCCAACTCCCGAGGTCCAGCTGCCTTTACATCAGAAGATGTGAGTTTAACAATATCAGAGAAGTTGTAAATTCGAAAAGTGATATTCTTTCTCTTTGCAGCATCTTATTTACTAACATGCTTCTGCAAATCCTAcgaaataattttatgaatttaaaattccattGTTGACATGCATatttatatctcctatttgctTGTTAACAGTTGCAAACCCTGCCTTTGTTGTGAGTATCAAGAGACTATGAAATTAGCTATTGAGAGTCCAATATTTTTGGAACAAAAGATTGTATTTATGGAAGAAATGGGCCAGAAAGTTTAATTGAATTCGCAACATTATTCAAATTAGATCAGTGATGTTGGTTCAATTGGTGGtcgtttttttttccttcttaacTTCAGTAGGGGtttcccatatatatatatcatagaaAGAACCAAGCTCTTTGCAGCTAGTTTATCTTGTTCAGTGTGTTCTGCCACTAGCATGCTTTTCTTGTTCCTTTTCTATCTTCTAATACAATTGTGTATTGCCTGCAGATGGAAGAATTCAAAAAGTTTGCTTCAGAAGCAGATGCTTACAAAAGAATATGCTCCAAGATTGCTCCCTCTATATATGGTCACGATGATGTGAAGAAAGCAGTGGCTTGCCTTTTATTTGGAGGGTCAAGGAAGGTATACTTTGAACTTGTAcctttttaacatatttatatagtttatCAAAGCATAATCACTTCCTCTGTAAGTGCAGAATTTACCAGATGGTGTGAAATTAAGAGGTGATATCAATGTGCTGCTTTTGGGGGATCCATCCACTGCTAAATCACAGGTCAGTCATATGCCTTGTAGTTGTTAATGTGTCAGATGACCTATTTTTAATCCTATTTGTGTTGGAAGGGTTGATAATTTTAATCCAGACCATGTCATCTAGACTTGGAGAAAAGaaactcaaaaaaatttaaatttaagatcTTGCTCCTCTTTCATTGTTACATAAGCCTAGGCACTGACTTGATGATTACTTTCTGAAGTTTTTGAAGTTTGTTGAGAAGACTGCTCCAGTAGCTGTTTATACATCAGGGAAAGGCTCATCAGCTGCTGGTCTTACAGCTTCGGTGATTCGAGATAATAGCACTGTAAGTTTTTGAGATTCTCTATCATGTGTGCTGATCCTAATGTCAATTCTCTAGCTCTTTCTTTCTCCAGATAAGCTTTGTCAATGGAGCCGATGAGTTTATTTAAATTCCCTCAAAATAATTAGGTTATCTGACTTCAAATTCAAACTCTACATGATTCAGCGTGAATTTTATCTAGAAGGAGGAGCAATGGTTTTGGCAGATGGAGGTGTTGTCTGTATTGATGAGTTTGACAAAATGAGGGCAGAGGACAGGTAATTTAAACTATTATGGATCCTGATAACACTCTATCCCTTGTACATCAGTCATATTTATGTCGTTCTTACAAGTTCATCTTTATGTGGTTTAGGGTTGCCATTCATGAAGCCATGGAACAGCAAACCATATCCATTGCCAAAGCGGGAATAACAACTGTGCTTAATTCTAGAACTTCTGTGCTTGCAGCTGCTAACCCACCATCAGGACGTTATGATGATCTTAAGGTCCATGGCCCCTTTTCTTCCTCAGATTTGTTCTTTACTTCTTATATTCATGCTTATGATTTACTAAGCAGGCAACTAATAAAACTACATACATTCCAGACTGCTCAAGATAACATCGACTTGCAGACAACAATTCTTTCAAGATTTGACTTGATTTTCATTGTGAAAGATATCAGGATGTACAGTCAGGATAAGGTACTCAATTCTCTTGCTTGGCAATGGCTTTTTGCATTGGGGAAATTAAATCATTCCATTTTGTTTCCTGGTGCATTTGAAGATGCAAATCTACATGCTGTAACTGAAAAAATGGAGTTGGATGATCAAATATCAAAAGATTCAAAGCCACTTCTTTTCTTGAAATCCTACAATGGTTTTTCTGTGTAGACCATATGAATGCAAATGTAGAAACAAaggaaatattttcattttgaagcGGTTTGCATGCCCCTTCTTTAATGTGAGTGCCTCACTCAATGCTCCTTTGATACAGATAATAGCTAGCCATATCATAAAAGTTCATGCATCTGCTGATGCAACCTCTGGTGACACTAGAACTTCTAAAGAAGAGAACTGGCTGAAGAGGTATAAATTGTGAAGCTATCAATCATGCATTTTGTATGATGCTTTTTTTCCTGTAGAGTATTGATGAGAGAATTGAAACTTTTTGCAGGTATATACAGTATTGTCGAACCGAATGTCATCCTCGCCTGTCAGATTCTGCATCCACAATGTTGCAGAATAATTATGTCAAAATCAGACAGGTATCCTTGTTGTCGGCTCATATCCCCATAGAAGAATATTCTCTTAAATATGCTGGTTTTTGTAGGATATGAGACAGCAAGCAAATGAAACTGGGGAGGCAGCTGCCATACCAATTACTGTAAGACAACTAGAAGCTATCGTAAGGTTAAGTGAGGCACTTGCAAAGATGAGACTGTAAGTACTGGTGTAGAATTTGACAGTTTGCATAGTCCTTAATTGCTCATGAAAATAATACTCAAAATATCAAAAGATAAATTGATTGATGGCAAGGGTTGAGATAACACCCAGGAACTTTAGTCCATAGAGAGTGAATTTGCTGGATAGACTTCTTCACTTCTGGAGCAACTAAAGGAAAATTACTGTGTTAATTTCTCTAGGAATAGTTCCTTTGGAATGACTTTTTAATTTTCAGTTCTTGCATTATGGAATCTTATGCTATTTCAGGAGTGTCCATGATTGGGGTGACAACGTTCGCCCTGGGGGTTGTAATTTTTATGTAATAGTCAACCTTTGAAATTGACCTTCTCAGAATGGTTGCTATGCGCCATGTGCTGATGTTGAAGCAATAGAATCTAATTGCAGCTAAGCAAATTGATAACTGAACTCTAGCTGCTGTTAGAATTCATTCATCCATTAACTTCTGAACCACTCCAAGTTAGTGGCTCTCATTCTTACCCCTTACCTGGGTATAAAAAACTGCATAAACACT
Above is a window of Vitis vinifera cultivar Pinot Noir 40024 chromosome 11, ASM3070453v1 DNA encoding:
- the LOC100261877 gene encoding DNA replication licensing factor MCM5, yielding MSGWDEGAVYYSDQAQFPRGGAGAGDPETTATRHSALRKFKEFIRGFESDKNVFPYRESLVHNPTYLRVDMEDLHAFDADLPAKLRSSPADYLPLFETAAAEVLVSLKSKVAGETGELEEPMTGEVQILLTSKEDSVSMRSLGAQFISKLVKIAGITIAASRTKAKATYVTLLCKNCKNVKIVPCRPGLGGAIVPRSCDHIPQPGEEPCPIDPWIVVPDKSKYVDQQTLKLQENPEDVPTGELPRNMLLSVDRHLVQTIVPGTRLTIMGIYSIYQAANSSTSHKGAVAVRQPYIRVVGIEEANEANSRGPAAFTSEDMEEFKKFASEADAYKRICSKIAPSIYGHDDVKKAVACLLFGGSRKNLPDGVKLRGDINVLLLGDPSTAKSQFLKFVEKTAPVAVYTSGKGSSAAGLTASVIRDNSTREFYLEGGAMVLADGGVVCIDEFDKMRAEDRVAIHEAMEQQTISIAKAGITTVLNSRTSVLAAANPPSGRYDDLKTAQDNIDLQTTILSRFDLIFIVKDIRMYSQDKIIASHIIKVHASADATSGDTRTSKEENWLKRYIQYCRTECHPRLSDSASTMLQNNYVKIRQDMRQQANETGEAAAIPITVRQLEAIVRLSEALAKMRLSHVATEENVLEAIRLFNVSTMDAARSGINEHMNLTAEMANEIKACD